The proteins below are encoded in one region of Castor canadensis chromosome 6, mCasCan1.hap1v2, whole genome shotgun sequence:
- the Cmas gene encoding N-acylneuraminate cytidylyltransferase isoform X1: MDSVEKGSATSVPNPRGRPSRGRPPKLQRNSRGGQGRGVEKPPHLAALVLARGGSKGIPLKNIKHLAGVPLIGWVLRAALDSGVFQSVWVSTDHDEIENVAKQFGAQVHRRSSETSKDSATSLDAIVEFLNYHNEVDIVGNIQATSPCLHPTDLQKVAEMIREEGYDSVFSVVRRHQFRWSEIQKGVREVTEPLNLNPAKRPRRQDWDGELYENGSFYFAKRHLIEMGYLQGGKMAYYEMRAEHSVDIDVDIDWPIAEQRVLRFGYFGKEKLKEIKLLVCNIDGCLTNGHIYVSGDQKEIISYDVKDAIGISLLKKSGIEVRLISERACSKQTLSALKLDCKMEVSVADKLAVVDEWRKEMGLCWKEVAYLGNEVSDEECLKRVGLSGVPADACSTAQKAVGYICRCSGGRGAIREFAEHIFLLMEKVNNSCQK; the protein is encoded by the exons ATGGACTCGGTGGAGAAGGGGTCCGCCACTTCCGTCCCCAACCCGCGGGGGCGGCCGTCTCGGGGCCGGCCTCCGAAGCTGCAGCGCAACTCCCGCGGCGGCCAGGGTCGCGGCGTGGAGAAGCCTCCGCACCTGGCGGCGCTCGTGCTGGCCCGCGGCGGCAGCAAAGGCATCCCCCTGAAGAACATTAAGCACCTGGCGGGGGTCCCGCTCATTGGCTGGGTCCTGCGTGCGGCCCTGGACTCGGGGGTCTTCCAGAG CGTGTGGGTTTCAACAGACCATGATGAAATTGAGAATGTGGCCAAGCAATTTGGTGCACAAGTTCATCGAAGAAGTTCTGAAACTTCCAAAGACAGCGCTACCTCGCTAGACGCCATTGTAGAATTTCTTAATTATCACAATG AGGTTGACATCGTAGGAAATATTCAAGCTACTTCTCCATGTTTACATCCTACTGATCTTCAGAAAGTCGCAGAAATGATTCGAGAAGAAGGATAtgattctgttttctctgttgtGAGACGCCATCAGTTTCGATGGAGTGAAATTCAGAAAGGAG TTCGCGAAGTGACTGAGCCTCTGAATTTGAATCCAGCTAAACGGCCTCGTCGACAAGACTGGGATGGAGAGTTATATGAAAATGGCTCATTCTATTTTGCTAAACGACATTTGATAGAGATGGGTTACTTACAG GGTGGGAAAATGGCATACTATGAGATGCGAGCTGAGCATAGCGTGGACATCGATGTTGACATTGACTGGCCGATTGCAGAGCAGAGAGTGCTGAG ATTTGGCTATTTTGGCAAAGAGAAGCTTAAGGAGATAAAGCTTTTGGTTTGCAATATTGATGGATGTCTCACCAACGGCCACATTTATGTGTCaggagaccaaaaagaaataatatcttATGATGTAAAAGATGCTATTGGGATAAGCTTACTAAAGAAAAGTGGTATTGAG GTGAGGCTCATCTCAGAAAGGGCCTGCTCCAAGCAGACCCTATCTGCCTTAAAGCTGGATTGCAAAATGGAAGTCAGTGTGGCTGACAAGCTAGCCGTTGTGGAtgaatggagaaaagaaatgggCCTATGCTGGAAAGAAGTGGCATATCTTG GAAATGAAGTGTCTGATGAAGAGTGCTTGAAGAGAGTGGGCCTGAGTGGTGTTCCTGCTGATGCCTGTTCCACGGCCCAGAAGGCTGTTGGATATATTTGCAGATGCAGTGGTGGCCGCGGTGCCATCCGAGAGTTCGCAGAGCACATTTTCCTTCTAATGGAAAAGGTGAATAATTCTTGCCAAAAATAG
- the Cmas gene encoding N-acylneuraminate cytidylyltransferase isoform X2 — MIREEGYDSVFSVVRRHQFRWSEIQKGVREVTEPLNLNPAKRPRRQDWDGELYENGSFYFAKRHLIEMGYLQGGKMAYYEMRAEHSVDIDVDIDWPIAEQRVLRFGYFGKEKLKEIKLLVCNIDGCLTNGHIYVSGDQKEIISYDVKDAIGISLLKKSGIEVRLISERACSKQTLSALKLDCKMEVSVADKLAVVDEWRKEMGLCWKEVAYLGNEVSDEECLKRVGLSGVPADACSTAQKAVGYICRCSGGRGAIREFAEHIFLLMEKVNNSCQK, encoded by the exons ATGATTCGAGAAGAAGGATAtgattctgttttctctgttgtGAGACGCCATCAGTTTCGATGGAGTGAAATTCAGAAAGGAG TTCGCGAAGTGACTGAGCCTCTGAATTTGAATCCAGCTAAACGGCCTCGTCGACAAGACTGGGATGGAGAGTTATATGAAAATGGCTCATTCTATTTTGCTAAACGACATTTGATAGAGATGGGTTACTTACAG GGTGGGAAAATGGCATACTATGAGATGCGAGCTGAGCATAGCGTGGACATCGATGTTGACATTGACTGGCCGATTGCAGAGCAGAGAGTGCTGAG ATTTGGCTATTTTGGCAAAGAGAAGCTTAAGGAGATAAAGCTTTTGGTTTGCAATATTGATGGATGTCTCACCAACGGCCACATTTATGTGTCaggagaccaaaaagaaataatatcttATGATGTAAAAGATGCTATTGGGATAAGCTTACTAAAGAAAAGTGGTATTGAG GTGAGGCTCATCTCAGAAAGGGCCTGCTCCAAGCAGACCCTATCTGCCTTAAAGCTGGATTGCAAAATGGAAGTCAGTGTGGCTGACAAGCTAGCCGTTGTGGAtgaatggagaaaagaaatgggCCTATGCTGGAAAGAAGTGGCATATCTTG GAAATGAAGTGTCTGATGAAGAGTGCTTGAAGAGAGTGGGCCTGAGTGGTGTTCCTGCTGATGCCTGTTCCACGGCCCAGAAGGCTGTTGGATATATTTGCAGATGCAGTGGTGGCCGCGGTGCCATCCGAGAGTTCGCAGAGCACATTTTCCTTCTAATGGAAAAGGTGAATAATTCTTGCCAAAAATAG